In Hirundo rustica isolate bHirRus1 chromosome 1 unlocalized genomic scaffold, bHirRus1.pri.v3 SUPER_1_unloc_3, whole genome shotgun sequence, the genomic stretch GGCCTCCGGAGCGTCCTGGAGGTGGGACgagctcctgccagctggaTTTTCCAGGATCGTGGCTTTTTTGGGAATTCCTCTTGAGGCTCACGGGGTTTGGCTCTGGTGAGGAATCACCCATGGGAATGAGGGTGTCCGATTATAGCCCAAATGGGAATACCGTGGAATTGTGGCTCAATCCCGACTCCGGAGCTTTCCCGGAGGAGATGAAAACGTGGAAAAACTCCCAGGTGATGTTTGGGTTCCTCATTCCCTCAGCTCCACCATCCATTCATTCCGGAGCTGGGATTTGCTCCCTGATTTTAGCACTTCCAGAAACACTTGGATAACTGCCTTGTATCCtaaataatccttttttttttttcccccatctttccctgaaggaatttttttcccatgattttgGATCTTCCCTGGTGTTTCCATCCTGAGATTCCCAGATTTTAGACCCAAAAGATCGGAgccaggtgggatttgggatctttTCCCGGGGAACAGGGACAGAACaggagggaatggcctcaggctgtgccagggaatgcTCAGCTGGATATTGGGAATATTCCTCatggaatggggaatgggaatccCCATTCCTGGTGGGATTTGAAAGCCATcgatgtggcacttggggatgcGGATCCGTGGTGGCTTTGGCTGGATCAGTGGATTGGATGATCTCggaggcttttccagcctcgACAATTCCATGATTTCCCGAATGCCATCCCTGACTTTTCTCACTGCTCTTCCCGCTTTTCCCAGGGAGATCAAGCTGCGGAATTACGATCCCGAGGATGAGGAGCTGAAGAAGAGGAAGCTGCCCCCGGCCAAACCGGCCTCAGGTGGGAAAAAccgggaatgtgggaagggaagcGAGGGCTTGGGAAAGGTGGGAGATCCGCCGGGATGAGGGAGCCCGGAGGGGTTGGAATATCTGATCCCGTCGCCCTCACACCCAGCATTGCACAAGAGGGGTGGGAACACTAAATCCAAGGATTCGCCCTCGGAGGAGCCGCCCGGGAAGAGCCTCCCGGAAATTCCGGCCGGTTTTTGTTGGACTTACCTTGAAGGAAATCTCAGTCCGGATTCGAGGGCGTTTGGGGCAGGAATTTCCTCACCCCGGAACTTCCGTGAATCACCTGAGGGAGAAGTGGGGGAATTCCCTGGATCCTGAAATGTGGAGTTTTCCTGGCATAAATCCCTTGGAAAATGCCCTGAATAAAAagggagggctgggaatggttgggaatggctgggaattCTGGCACTGCCCTTCCCTTGTGTTTTTGTAGGAGCTTAAAGCTTCCatgtggaaggaaaaatatggaaaggctggagcgtgtccagggaagggaacggagctgaggaattcctgagggagctgggaatgttaTCCTGGAGGAAAGAGGCTCTGGAGGAACCTGGCTCTGCACAGTTCCCTGACGGGAGCCGGGCGGGAATcgggatctgctcccagggaacagggacggGAAGAGAGGGAATAACCAGGTTGGATACTGGGAAAATCCCGGCTGTTCCACGATGGTGGagccccattcctggagggattGAAATCCCCGTGGATGTGGCACATGGGCGCTGCTGGCCTTGGCAATGCTGGGAATGTTTGGATTCAAtccaggagggattttccagctgaagTTGTCCTTGATTCCACGAGATCCATGTGCTGGAGTGGGATGTGCTCCCTGGTGCCGCGGCCCCTCCGTGGGTGGTTTTTTCCATGAGTGTTTTCCCATTATCCCGGATATCTCCAGACCTTTTCCCCATGGCCTGGGCTGGAGCTTGACTCCTCCAAAGTGTCCCAGGCCTGGAAGTGAGTCCGGGAGAGGAAAATTCCAGACCTTTGGATGTTGGGAAAAGAGGCCTTGATCCCAACCAGCTTCCAGCTGCCGGTGCTGTTTGTGGGATTTCCGTCATTCCCAGATCTTTTTTAGGAGTCTCCGGAAGGGTTTGGATGCCGAAGGGATGTTCTCACCTGCGGGCGCCGGGTTTTTGAGGAAAGCTGTGGGAATGGGGTTTTAGGGAAGCTTTTGGGAGCCGAGCCTGGAGCGCTGGTGGAATTCCCGGTTTTCCAACACTGATCCTGTTTCCCCATCTAGTGGAGGACACggtgaaggagcagctggaagcggCCAAGCCGGAGCCCATCATTGATGAGGTGGTAGgtaaagctggagctggaattcTTGGGAAATCCGGAGCTGGAAATCAGGATCTGGGAAATCCGGATATGGGAATCCAGAGCTGGAAATCTGGATCTGGGAATCCAGATTGGGAGATCCAGAGCTGGAAATCAGGATCTGGGAAATCTGGAGCTGGAAGTCTGGTGGGAGTCTAAACGTGGGAATTAAGAGCCGGAAATCTGGATTGGGAAATCTGGAGCTGGAAATCCAGATTGGGAGATCCAGAGCTGGAAATCAGGATCTgggaactgggagctgggaatctGGATTGAGAGATCCAGATATGGGAATCCAGAACTGGAAATCCGGAACCGGAAATCCAGATTGGGAGATCCAGAGCTGGAAATCAGGATCTGGGAATCCAGAGCTGGAAATCTGGATCTGGGAATCTGGAGCTGGGAAGTCCATATTGGGAAATCCAGATTGGGAAACTTGGAGCTGGAAATCCATATTGGGAATCCGGAGCTGGAAATCTGGATCTGAGAATCCGGAGCTGGAAATCCGGATCTGGAAATCCAGAGCTGGAAATCTGGATCTGGGAAGTCCATATTGGGAAATCCAGATTGGGAAACTTGGATCTGGAAATCCAGATCTGGGGATCCAGAGCTGGAAATTTGGATTGAGAGATCTGGATATGGGAATCCGGATATGGGAATCGGGATTGGGAAGTCCGGATTGGGAAATCCAGAGCTGGAACCCTGGACTGGGAGATCTGGAGCTGAAAAACCATATTGGGATTCCAGAGCTGGAAATCAGGATCTGAGAATCCAGAGCTGGATAACTGGATTGGGAAATACGGATTGGGAAGTCCAGATTGGGAAATCCAGAACTGGAACCCTGGATTGGGAGATCTGGAGCTGGAAATCCATATTGGGAATCTGGAGCTGGAAATCTGGATCTGGGAATCCGGAGCTGGAAATCTGGATCTGGGAATCCGGAGCTGCTCCGTGCCAGGTCCAGGCTGGAATGTTGCCTTTGGCTTTCACTGAtgtctcctctccttccctagGATTTGGCAAACTTGGCTCCCAGGAAACCCGACTGGTGAGTGCCTGTGGAATGCTGCTCCCGGGAAAAGGGTGCAGGAATCAGCGGGGAGGGGTTCCAACACcttgaggctgtgctgggaatatCCAGGAAAACCCGATTTGAGGGTTAAAAATGCCAGGAAAATCCCGTGGGAGGTTGGAATGAGCGGATCTTtaagggcccttccaacccCCAAGCATTCCGTGATTCCACGGAATCGGAAAACCCGCCTGGCTGTGGAGGCAGGCAcaattcccttttcctgccgATTCTTTGGAATGcttgtcaccgaggggtgggtTGGGTTTGGAGTGGTGGCGCTCGGCaaagggaaggaattcccaCCGGGAAAGGCGGTGTCTGCCTGGCCACGGAATTGTCCCCGACCTTGTCACTCTCCTCCCAGGGATTTGAAGCGGGATGTGTCCaagaagctggaaaagctggagaagaggacGCAGAGAGCCATCGCGGAGCTGATCCGTGCGTTCCGGAGCCGTGGGAATGGGGTGGATCGTTCCAGAGGGATTCCGTGATCCATGCTGGGAGCTCTCACGGATTCCACGATCCGTGTGGGAAGATGTTGGTCCCATGGAGCTTCCCAAGGAAGGCTCCAGGAGCACCTGGGATGTGCCAAGGGAAGGGTTTCGGGGTCGCGCACCGGGTCACTCCCGATCCAGCCGTTCCATCCCTTCTCCATGGCTTTTCTCCCGGCAGGAGAACGCCTGAAAGGGCAGGAGGGGGAGCTGGCGTCGGCGGTGGGATCGGCAAAGCAGGAGGGAAGCGACTCCGACTGAGGAGAATCCATCGGGAACGGGCTCCGGATCTGCCTCGCGCCCACCCCGCGTCCCTCAGATCCCTTCCCAGTCTGGGACCGCTTTTCCCGAAATTCCCGAATCCTGCCGTGCCCGGAGGAGGGGCAGATCCAAGGAGCCTGGCCGGCTGCTGAGGAGCTTCCATGGAAAAGCTCCCTGGGATTGTGGGGGGTTGATGGGAGCAGGAAAGACTCCCCAAGTTAGCTGGAACTTCCTTGGAgcaaggaaaaatgggaaaactcCGGGATGGGGCCGGAAAGGTCAATCCAGGCTCgttgggaaaggagggagatgCCAACAGCccttggaaaagcaggatcaTTTCCCAGGGATTGGTGCTCCTGTTCCTGTGCAGAGACTCCTTGAGGCTCTGAGTATTTGGGAATGTGCACGGCCAGCCGCGGAATTCCTGCGGGAATGTGGCTCGGGAACTGTTGGCTGCTCTGCATCCAGCAGTTTGTTTCACGTGGGATTTGCTTTGCTCCCGGAATTTCCCGaccctccaggagctcctcctcttggggttttttattgttaACGGATCTTttcctaataaaacaattccaTGTGGAAAAAGTTGTCACTTGTTCTGCAGAGGAATGGGAAGAGGAGCAGTGGGATTGAATCCATGGAAGTTGGAGAAGGAGCAGTGGGTTTGAATCCATGGAAATTGCAGGAACAGTGGGATTGAATCTATGGAAGTTGGAGGAGGAGCAGTGGGATTGAATCCATGGAAGTTGCAGGAGAAGCAGTGGGATTGAACCCATGGAAGTTGCAGGAGAAGCAGTGGGATTGAACCCATGGAAGTTGCAGGAGAAGCAGTGGGATTGAATCCATGGAAGTTGAAGAAGGAGCAGTGGGATTGAATCCATGGAAGTTGCAGGAGAAGCAGTGGGATTGAATCCATGGAAGTTGCAGGAGAAGCAGTGGGATTGAACCCATGGAAGTTGGAGAAGGAGCAGTGGGATTGAATCCATGGAAGTTGGAGGAGGAGCAGTGGGATTGAACCCATGGAAGT encodes the following:
- the CCDC12 gene encoding coiled-coil domain-containing protein 12 gives rise to the protein MAAPGGGMEAGEEAEGLVLGRLEEEALKRRERLKALRQRTLQNKEGEEPESKVPREDEEEEPIKHREIKLRNYDPEDEELKKRKLPPAKPASVEDTVKEQLEAAKPEPIIDEVDLANLAPRKPDWDLKRDVSKKLEKLEKRTQRAIAELIRERLKGQEGELASAVGSAKQEGSDSD